Genomic window (Musa acuminata AAA Group cultivar baxijiao chromosome BXJ1-9, Cavendish_Baxijiao_AAA, whole genome shotgun sequence):
CCTGCTGTCCATCACCTTCACCTGTTGCCTTTCTCCCCATCCCCTTCATTCCCCCTCCTCGttctcctcccctcttctctcaTCGCTCACCTTTTCCTGTCATCTCCACCCACCCTTCCCTTCAAGCTCTTTTCTCTCCTCCTCTTTTCCCCTCCCCTCTCCACCCAACCTTCCCTATCatctttttcctctctctctctctctctctctcccctcctctCCATTCATTCGTCTTTCCCCGcttttcctttttttcctccTCAAAGGTGACAAAACCTCGCAATGGGAGTAGGGGGGATGGGTGGACGGTGCCGCCTCGTAGTGGAGGGGAGACGGTGATCAAGAAGGATCGGAGAAGGATAAAGGTGTTTGTGAGATTACAAATAATATGGGGACCTATATAAGAGAAACGAAAATATGGGATaccatataagaaaaaaaaagaagcattttAGGAAAATCGGTCTTCAAAATATGTATGGGAGAGAAAATTGAGTTAAGCCTAATCTaagtaattttcatgattttgtATAATATGTTATTACTACATCATACTTACACGGTGAACAATTTTGATTTTTGGAAAGCTTTCTCttattttatttatgatatttaatctgatatgtttattattttattatattttaagagTTAAAATATCATTATTTGACGAGCAAAAGAGTTGTTATTGGTGATATTTAAAATCTCTATTTAATAAATAGGAGAccaattttattaatataaattttgattGTTCGATTGGAATGTTTATTTGAAGTCAATCAAGATTTAGTATCAAAAGTATGGAATATTACCTTCAAGTATTGTTACAACGACTAGGGAGTCGTTATTCATCTTTTATGACAACTAGGGAGTCTAGATGGAGAAGAGATATGACGTCTAACAAAATATCAATTTTATAGGAAGATGATGTCTAATTGGCACCTAATCGAAGAGTAACCTTGACACACGAGATCGGTGAAAAAATTAGCACATGAGAGAATAGTGAAACTTGACAAAAGATATTTTAGTTTATCATCTCATCATTGCATATTCCTATGGTCTTGGTTTTGCAATTAGGTTATAAATTCGACTATATGACATAGAGAAATATAAATTCAGCCAACTTAAGGAATTTACTCGAATATGAAAGATTGGTGTAATAGATAACGATATAGATCAGTCAATATGGGAGATGACAATATAGATAAGATGATTTTATTATGTCTTAATGTAGGATTGATGTAAGATACTTTTTCTTATCATTTGTGATCTAAGTTTTGACTAAATAATGGTATATATTAACAGTGTTTATAGgatgatttttctaaaaatacttcCATTTAGGGGTTTCCTGAATAGTACCATCCTTTTTGGTTTTTCTTAAATAATATATTCCTAAATTTAAACATATTGAAATTGTCTCTCAATTTTCCCTATTGCCTTTGCCACCTTCATCGTTGTCGCCACCACCCCCATCTCTTTTGTCGTCGTCACTTGCACCCCCATCACCTTTGTCACCCCCATCACCTTTGTCATTATCGCTCGCACCCCCACTATTGCCTTCATCCCTTTGTCCCATCATTGGTGgagagaggagggagaggaggagaaaagagagagaaaaagaaaaggataagaaaagtaatataataaagaaatataaaacgatagaagagaagaaaaaaaaggaggatgaagaagagagagaaaaaaaaagaggatggCAATGAAAGAGGCAATGAAGATAAAAACAGAGGGAAAGTAGAATGATAGTTTAGCTACGTTACTTGAAAAGACTAAAAGGGGATATTGTTTGAGCAAAACCTAATgtaaaagtttttcttttttttgtgaaaaatcaTCCAAAGTTTATATtacatttgataaaaaaaaaaggggttctACATCCCTCCTTCGATTTATATAGCTAAAACTTATGACAATATCTATCTAGCATTGCATACAACGGCTATATGTTATaacaacaataaaaataaaaaggtgaTTAGTGTTCTGTCCTCGAGGAGGAAGATCATTAATCATACTTTATCAAAACTCTGATGTTATCCTCTTCTCACAAGTCTTGAATCCATCATCTTTCTCATGAATACCAAAGCTCTGTTCCTTAACAAGCCATCGATCTTAGCACGCATTCCCGATTCGTTTTGTCCCCACGAgggaataaaaaaagaaagaaagtacGGTTTCTTCCGATACTAGTTTTAGAAGCACACTCAAGAACCGAATCCTGCGAGGCTAATATTTTTGTCACAGTCAACTTGCACTACCTGTCTGCGGATAACTGAAAGCAACGGCTCCACAGGTGGATCCCGCATGGGAATTGCTGCTGCGCCTGAATCATCTGTCTCGACCGAGTCACCAGCCAAGGAAACAGCGCTTTTCCAGTCGGTTGGCAGAGCTGTGTATGGTGGGACACACACTATCGACCAATGACGAGACGGACGTCCCTGACTGGTCCCGTAGCTCGACAGCGCTTCTCTCGGGTGAGGCCACTCAAGCAAGGAACAAGTAGGAACAAGTAGGAAAATTTGTCACAAAAGCGTTGCTTGCGACGGTCATGTGATAAAGTAAAAAGATGGGAGCCGTCTCGCTCGCGAGATGGCAGCTTAGCACGGTGAAAGACTGTCGAGCTCGATTGCTATATATGAGGAGTTCGCGTTGTGTCGGAGGGAGGAGAAGGCGTAAGAAAGAGAGGCGGGCAGATGAAGATCGTCCCCACGAAGATCAGGAAACTATGGAGTGCGGAAGAAATCCGCATCCTGGTCCTCCTCAGCCTCGGCTTGCAGATCGTCCTCATCTGCGTCTCCCTCTTCCGGAAGCGGTGCCAGAACAGGCTGTTGAGCTTCATCCTCTGGACTTCCTACCTGGGCGCCGACTACGTCGCCGCCTTGGCGCTCGGCAACCTCCTCAACGACCAGACCGAGGCGAGCGAACAGAACATCAACGGCGACCTCACCGCCTTCTGGgctcccttcctcctcctccacctcggcgGCCCCGACACTATCACCTCCTACTCCCTGGAGGACAACGAGCTGTGGCTGCGCCACTTTCTGGGGCTGGTGCTCGAGGTCTCCGTGGCCATCCTGGTGTTCCTCGAGTCGCTGCCGAGCCCCCACTTGTGGAAAGTCGCCATCGTGGTGTTCACCGCCGGAATCCTCAAGTACGCGGAGCGGACGCTGGCGCTTTGGTCGGCCAGTATGGACCGGCTGAGGGAATCCATGATCAGCGACCCGGATCCCGGGCCTAACTACGTCAAGTTCATGCAGGAGTATCACTCTCGTGTTACTGCGGggctgaacgcaaacatcgagACAGAGAAAGAGCCACGGCCCCCCCTTCCCAAAGATAAACCCGAAAAAAGAACCGACAAGGAGATCATATTCGGTGCCTATCGCTTCTTCCCGACCGTCAAGCGGCTCACTGTGGACCTCATGCTCAGTTTCCAGGATCGGATCGAGAGCCAAACCTTCTTTCTGACGCTCGAAGCCACCCGGGCTTTCTTCATGGTCGACGTGGAGCTCTCTTTACTGCACGACATCCTCCACACCAAAGCCGTCCGTGTCCATACCCTACGAGGTCGCCTGGTGCGAGCCTTGTCGCTCTCCTTGGTAGTCCTCGCCTTCGTGCTCTTCCACCGTAGCGGGAGGCATAATTTTAGCGAAGCCGACGTCATCATAACTTACATCCTTCTTCTTGTCGCTCTTGTGCTCGAGGCCATCGCCGCTGTCCTGCTCGTATTCTCGGACTGGACCATCGTCGCGCTGCAGGACAGCGGCAAGCTGGAGAGGCCCTTCATCGCTCGCCTGAAAAAAATCATCAGGTTTTTAAAATTGGATCTTGCAATCGTCAAATTTCGTGGTGGCACAAGGTGGTCGAATTCCATGAGGCAGTGCAACCTACTACGCATCTGCCTCGGAGATTACAAGCAAACCACGTTCACAAGAATACTGCATTTCCTCGGATTGAAAGAACTGTGGGATAGCAATCGGCCCGTAGAAAATACCATCGTAGGGGATGATCAGAAGACGCTCATCTTCGAGGAACTGAAGAAGAAAACATACGGCGCCGAGGGAGACTCCACCGAGTACAAGCGATTGCGAGCCTGCAAAGGCGAATGGGTGCTTCGGGAAAAGGGCTACACGGACTTCGACTGGAGCATGAATAAGGAATTCGACGAAAGCGTCCTGTTGTGGCACATCGCAACGTCTATTTGCTACCAGATGAGGGAGAACGGTGCCAACGCCGATAAGACAACCATTGATCCGCATAAGAAAGTGAATTTCCGTCGCGTTAAGAATGATACAGTGGAAAGTAACAAAGATTTGGAAGCGAATCAATCTTCTTCCGAAAAAGGCAAGGAAGCGAAATGTGATCATCGTAAGATAAGTAAGCAAATATCCGATTACTTGATGTATCTTTTGGTTTTTCAACCATCCCTGCTGCCTGCCGGGATTGGGAAGATCAGGTTCCAAGACACCTGTGCCGAGGCCAAAAGGTTTTTCACAGACAATGCCAGAGAAATTGAATCGGAGGACCAGTGCAGAGAAGCTTCATGGCTCAAGGTGACCAAAAAACTTGTCAACCCAAAAAAGAAGGATCTGCCTCGGTTGGAAAATGCAGCTTGCGAGAAGCTGCTGGAAGTCGCCAAGTCGGATCCTGAACTCAAACCCGTAGAGGTGAAAGGGGACAGGAGCAAGTCGGTGCTGTTCGATGCATGCAAGCTCGCAAAGGACTTAAACGAGTTGGAGACGAGCAGGAGGTGGATCGTCATCAGTGCCGTGTGGGTGGAGATGTTGTGCTATGCGGCCAGCAACTGCAACTCGTATTCTCACGCCAAGCAGCTGAGCCAGGGCGGAGAGCTCCT
Coding sequences:
- the LOC135594250 gene encoding uncharacterized protein LOC135594250 gives rise to the protein MKIVPTKIRKLWSAEEIRILVLLSLGLQIVLICVSLFRKRCQNRLLSFILWTSYLGADYVAALALGNLLNDQTEASEQNINGDLTAFWAPFLLLHLGGPDTITSYSLEDNELWLRHFLGLVLEVSVAILVFLESLPSPHLWKVAIVVFTAGILKYAERTLALWSASMDRLRESMISDPDPGPNYVKFMQEYHSRVTAGLNANIETEKEPRPPLPKDKPEKRTDKEIIFGAYRFFPTVKRLTVDLMLSFQDRIESQTFFLTLEATRAFFMVDVELSLLHDILHTKAVRVHTLRGRLVRALSLSLVVLAFVLFHRSGRHNFSEADVIITYILLLVALVLEAIAAVLLVFSDWTIVALQDSGKLERPFIARLKKIIRFLKLDLAIVKFRGGTRWSNSMRQCNLLRICLGDYKQTTFTRILHFLGLKELWDSNRPVENTIVGDDQKTLIFEELKKKTYGAEGDSTEYKRLRACKGEWVLREKGYTDFDWSMNKEFDESVLLWHIATSICYQMRENGANADKTTIDPHKKVNFRRVKNDTVESNKDLEANQSSSEKGKEAKCDHRKISKQISDYLMYLLVFQPSLLPAGIGKIRFQDTCAEAKRFFTDNAREIESEDQCREASWLKVTKKLVNPKKKDLPRLENAACEKLLEVAKSDPELKPVEVKGDRSKSVLFDACKLAKDLNELETSRRWIVISAVWVEMLCYAASNCNSYSHAKQLSQGGELLTHVWLLMAHMGIGEQYRIEAGHARAKLLVDI